CGAGAGCGCGGTCTGGGAGGCCGGCCTGTTCGAGGAGCACGACTTCCACGACTTCAAGATCTCGGTGAAGCACAACGACCCGGTGGTCATGGTGCGCGCCTACGAGCTGCTCGCCGAGGCGGGGGACTGGCCGCTGCACCTCGGCGTCACCGAGGCCGGCCCGGCGTTCCAGGGGACGATCAAGTCCGGCGTCGCCTTCGGCGCGCTGCTCAGCCAGGGCATCGGCGACACCATCCGGGTCTCGCTCTCCGCGCCCCCGGTCGAGGAGGTCAAGGTCGGCATCCAGATCCTGGAGTCGCTCAACCTCAAGCCACGCCGGCTCGAGATCGTCTCCTGCCCCTCCTGCGGTCGCGCCCAGGTCGACGTCTACAAGCTGGCCGAGGAGGTCACCGCCGGGCTCGACGGCCTCGAGGTCCCGCTCCGGGTCGCCGTGATGGGCTGCGTCGTCAACGGTCCTGGCGAGGCCCGCGAGGCCGACCTCGGCGTGGCGTCCGGCAACGGCAAGGGCCAGATCTTCGTCAAGGGCGAGGTGATCAAGACCGTGCCCGAGTCCCAGATCGTCGAGACCCTGATCGAGGAGGCCATGCGCCTCGCCGAGGGCATGGAGCCCGTCGACGGCGCGGGCGCCAGTGTCTCGGTCAGCTGACCGCCCGCCCACCCGGGCGCGCCTCCTCGGCGTCCTCGGTACGGCGTTCGCGGTGCTGGGCGTCACCCTCACCCTGACGCTGCACCCGGGGCCCGCCGACCGCGCCACCCCGACGGCCTCGGTCACCCCGCCGGTGGGGCACGTCTTCGTGATCAACATCGAGAACAAGAGCTTCGCCCGTACTTGGGGCAGTGGCTCGCCCGCGCCGTACCTCGCGAAGCGGCTGCGCGCCCGCGGTGTGCTGCTGACCCGCTACTACGCCACAGCCCACCACAGCCTGGGCAACTACCTCGCCCAGATCTCGGGCCAGGGCCCGGACCGCGCCACCCAGGGCGACTGCGTCCGTTACACGCCCTTCCGGTCCACGGGGCCCGTCGTGTCCCCGCAGCAGGCGGTCGGCAACGGCTGCGTGTACCCACGCTCGGTCCGGACGCTGCCGCGGCAGCTGACCGCGGCCGGGCTCGGCTGGAAGGGCTACCTCGAGGACAGCTCGCGCCCGTGCCAGCACCCGCAGCCCGGAGCCACCGACCCGTGGTTCCGGGCGACCGCCGCCAGCCAGTACGCCACCCGCCACAACCCGTTCGTCTACTTCGCCTCGATCACCTCCCGACCGGCCTACTGCCGGGCCCACGTGGTCGGCCTCGGCCGGCTGGAGGTGGACCTCCGGGCCGCTTCGATGACCCCGGCGCTGTCCTACATCACCCCCGACCTGTGCCACGACGGCCACGACGCGTCGTGCGCGGACGGCGGCCCGGGAGGGCTGAAGGCGGTCAACGGCTGGTTGAGGACGTGGGTGCCGCGGATCCTGCACTCGCCGGCCTACCAGGCCGACGGCATGCTCGTGATCACCGCCGACGAGTCCGACGGGGTCGACCAGGACTCCTCGGCCTGCTGCGGCGAGGGACCGGGCCCCAACGCCGCGCGGCCCGGCATCAAGGGGCCCGGGGGCGGCCGGGTCGGGGCGCTCGTCCTCTCGCCGTACGTCGTACCGGGGACGACCAGCAAGCTCGGCTACAACCACTACGCCCTGCTGGCCACCATCGAGGACCTCTTCGGGCTCGACCGGATCGGCTACGCCCGCACCGTGCCGCGGACCTTCGGCAGCGACGTCTTCGGCGCCCCGTGAGCCCCCGGTGAGCGGGCGGAGCCGGCGGGCGTGACCAGATGGCGCGTCGACGGGTGACTTATCGGCGCCGCTGACCGATAGTTCACCTGTGACCGTTTCCCGAAGGACCCTCCTGGGCGCCGCTGGCGCCGCCGGTGCGCTGACGGCGACGGGCGGCTACCGGCTGCTCGGCGACAGCGCGGACGCCGCCACCGCCCTGCCGCTGCCCGGCGACTCGGGCATCGAGCACGTCGTGGTGCTGATGATGGAGAACCGCTCGTTCGACCACTTCCTGGGCTGGCTCCCGGGGGCGGACGGCCAGCAGGCCGGTCTCACCTACGTGGACCGCTACCGCGTGCCGCACGACACCCACCACCTGACGGTCACCTCGAGCTGCGGCTTCCAGGACCCCGACCACAGCTACGAGGGCGGCCGGATCGAGCTGAACAAGGGCGCGTGCAACGGCTGGCTGCGGGCCGGCCTCAACGACAGCATGTCGATCGGCTACTACGAGCAGGCCGACCTCCAGTTCCTGGGCCAGGCGGCTCCGGACTGGACCACCTGCGACCGCTACTTCGCCGCCACCATGGCCGAGACCTACCCCAACCGTTTCTACATGCACTGCGCGCAGACCGACCGGCTCCACAACAACACGACGTTCTCCTCGATGCCGACGATCTGGGACCGGCTCAAGGCCAAGGGCGTCTCGGGCACCTACTACTACAGCGACGCCCCGTTCGCGATCCTGCTCGGCGCCCACTCGCCGGCCCGCTCCCTGGTCGGCGACCCGCTGGTCTCCGCGGTGCCGGGCACATTCTTCGGTGACGCCGCGACCGGCAACCTGCCGGCGGTGTCCTTCGTCGACCCGTCGTTCAACGGCGAGGACAACGGCACCTCGAACGACGACCACCCGCACGCCGACATCCGGGCCGGCGAGGCGTTCATGAACCAGGTCTACAACGCGGTCCGCAACGGCCCCGACTGGGCGAGCACGGTGCTGGTGATCACCTACGACGAGTGGGGCGGCTTCTTCGACCACGTGCCGCCGTCCCACACGTGGGACGTCTCCAAGAAGACCAGCCTGCGTGGTTTCCGGGTCCCCACCGTGGTGGTCTCCCCGTTCGCCCAGCGCAACCACGTCGCCCACGAGACCCTCGACCACACCTCGATCCTGAAGATGATCGAGTGGCGCTGGGGGCTCGCGCCGCTCACGGTGCGCGACGCCCACGCGATCAACCTGGCCCGGGTGCTCGACTTCACCCGAGACCCGGCGGCCGCCACACCGTCCTACACCGTGGCGCCCTTCGACCCCGTCACCGGCGGCTGCGCGACCGCGGCAGCCGAGTCGGGCGTCGAGGCCCGGGAGTGGAAGCCGTTGATCAAGCTCGCCAAGGCACACGGATGGAAGGTCGGTTGATGAGGTCTCGTCGGACCATGGCCCTGCGCTGGATCCCGGCCGTCCTGGCGCTCGGGGTCGGCGTCGGGCTGAGCCCGTCCGTCGCCTCGCAGGGCGCCCCGGTGACCGCGTCGAAGGGCCAGGCCGCGCCGAGGCTGCCGCGACCGACGTACGTCCCCCCGGTCAAGCACGTCTTCGTGGTCAACATCGAGAACAAGGGGTACGACGAGACCTGGGGACCCACCAGCACCGCGCCCTACCTCGCGCACAAGCTGCGCAAGAAGGGGGTGCTCCTCAACTCCTACTACGGCACCGCGCACAACAGCCTGCCCAACTACCTGGCCCAGATCTCCGGCCAGGCCCCGAACGCCGCCACCCAGGGTGACTGCCAGACCTACACGCCGTTCGTGGCGAGCGGGCCGGTCCAGGCGCCGCAGCAGCAGGTCGGGGCCGGCTGCGTCTACCCGCGGAGCGTGCGCACCCTCCCGCGCCAGCTGACCAACCACGGGCTGACCTGGAAGGGCTACATGCAGCAGGCGCGCGGCAACTGCGTGCACCCCAAGCTGGGGGCGGTCGACACCACCCAGCACGCGACCAAGGGGCACAACTACGCCGTGCGGCACAACCCGTTCATGTACTTCCGGTCGATCACGAGCCGGAGCTACTACTGCCGGCACCACGTGCGCCGCCTCGGTGACTTGAAGGCCGATCTGAAGCACGTGCGGACCACCCCCAACCTGACCTACATCACCCCCGACCTGTGTGCGGACGGCCACGACAACCCGTGCGCCAACGGCCAGCCCGGCGGCCTGGTCCAGGTCAACGCCTTCCTGAAGACCTGGGTCCCGCGGATCCTCGCGTCACCGGCGTTCCGGAAGAACGGCATGCTGGTGATCACCGCCGACGAGTCGGACGGTCCGGTGCAGGACTCCACGTCGTGCTGCGGCGAGCCGAGCGGTCCCAACACCACCGCTCCCGGGATCCTCGGGCCGGGTGGGGGCCGGGTCGGCGCGCTGGTGGTCTCGCAGTGGTCGTCGCCCAACACGTTCAGCTCCACGCCGTACAACCACTACGCGCTGCTGGCGTCGCTGGAGGAGATCTTCGGTCTCGCCAAGCTCGGCCTGGCCGGTCAGGCGGGTCTGGACCGCTTCGGGCTCGACGTCTACAACACCACCTGGTGGACCCCCTGATCCGGCTGCCGTCGGGTCCGGCTCGCGCGTAGGCTCCTGACGTGTCGTTGTCCCGGTCCCGCGCGCGACAGGGCGTGAATGTGCTGGGTCCCACGGACCTGGCCGACTTCGTCGCGCTGGCCGGTCGCCACCCCGTGGTCAACGCCTTCGCCGAGTACCGCGCGCGCAGCACCCACCTCGAGCCGCGTCTGCTGGCCGGCGAGATCTGGGGACGGTACGACGCCGGGGAGCTGGTCGCCGCCTGCCACGTCGGGGCCAACCTGGTGCCGGTCGAGTGCACCGAGGACGACGCCCACGCCTTCGCGGAGCGGGCCCTGACCCGGCCGCGCTCGGTGGTCACCATCGTCGGCCTCCAGGACCAGGTCTGGCCGATGTGGGACTGTCTGTCGGACACCTGGGGTCCCTCGCGCGAGGCCCGCTGGGACCAGCCGCACCTCGAGCTGGCCCGGGCGCCGCTGGTCGCCCCCGACCCGCTGGTCCGCCAGACCACGCCCGACGACTTCGACGCCCTCTACCCGGCCTGCGTGGCGATGTACACCGAGGAGGTCGGCGTCGACCCCGAGGCCGAGGGCGGTGCCCCGATCTACCGGTCCCGGGTGCGGCAGCTGATCGGGCTCGGCTGGTCGTTCGCCCGGATCGAGCAGGGCCGGGTGGTGTTCAAGGCCGAGATCGCGCACGCGACGCCACGGGCCGCCCAGATCCAGGGCGTCTGGGTGGCGCCCGAACGCCGCGGCCAGGGGCTCGCCGCCGCCGGTGTGGCCGCCGTCGCAGCGGCGTGCCGGCGCGAGATCGCCCCGGTGGCCTCGCTCTACGTCAACGTGTGGAACGAGCCCGCCCAGCGGGCCTACGCCAGGGTCGGCTTCGAGCAGACCGGCACCTTCGCCACTATCATGTTCTGATCTCGGAACCAGGTCGCCCAGAGGTTTCACCGCACGTTCACCGGGCACGCCGCTCCGAGCCATCTCGGACCCGGAGGTTGTGCACATGACCACGAAACCCTTCTCTCGTCTCGCGCTGGCAGCGGTCTCGGCGGCCGGCCTGGCCCTCGCCGTGGCGCCGACCGTCCAGGCCGCGTCCCGGCCCGCCGCGCCGGCATCGGCCCACCCGGCATCGGCCCACCCGGCGCCGGGCCGACCCTCGACGCTGCCCGGCGGCTACCAGCACCTGGTGGTGATCTACGAGGAGAACCACTCCTTCGACAACCTCTACGGCCACTGGGGTAACGTCCGCGGCCAGCACGTCGACGGCAGCAGCGACGCGACCACCGCGCAGCAGACCCAGGTCGGCCAGGACCGTACGCCGTACACCTGCCTGCCCCAGGACGACGTCAACCTGACCTCGCCGCCGCTGACCAGCACCTGCTCGGACGCGACGCACGGCATCGCCGCGAGCCACTTCGCGAACTCGCCGTTCTCGATCGACGACTACATCCACCCGTCCGACACCACCTGTCCGGCGCCGGGTGTCTTCGCCCCGAACGGCGTCCTCAAGGGGTCCGGCGACCCGGGCGGCTGCACCCGCGACCTGGTGCACCGCTTCTACCAGGAGCAGTTCCAGATCGACGGCGGCCGGCAGGACCGCTACGTCACCGGCTCGGACGCGGTGGGGCTGAGCATGGGCTCCTACGACACCACCCGGCTCCCGATCTACTCCTACCTGCACGGCAAGGGCGCCCCGAAGTACGTCCTGGCCGACCACTTCTTCCAGGCGGCCTTCGGCGGCTCGTTCCTCAACCACCAGTGGCTGATCGCGGCGCGCAGCCCGCTCGACACCGACAAGACCGCCACCTACAACAAGCTCCCGGACGGGACGCCGGATCCGGCGTCGTTCGCCAAGAACGCCGTGCTGGACAGCAACGGGATGCCCACGTCCTACCCGCAGTACCACGCGACCGGCCCGGTCGTGGACGGCGCGCTCACGCAGAAGTGCGCGGACGGCCAGAACCACTACGCCCAGGCCTGCGGCGACTACGCGGTGAACACCATTCAGCCGGGCTCGGCGCCGCACGGGGGTGGCGCGTACCTGCCCCTCATCGACGACACGGCGTACCCCAACATCGGCGACGAGCTGAGCGCCCAGGGCATCAGCTGGAACTGGTACTCCGGCGGCTGGGACGCCGCCGCGTCGGGCCACCCGGGGCCGCTGTTCCAGTACCACCACCAGCCGTTCAACTACTTCGCGAACTATGCTCCCGGCCAGCCGGGCCGCGCGCACCTCCAGGACGAGACGAAGTTCATCTCCGCCGCCAGGTCCGGGAACCTGCCGACCGTCTCGTTCGTCAAGCCGTACGGCGCGGAGAACGAGCACCCCGGCTACGCGAGCGAGTCCGACGGCTCCGACCACCTGGTCGACCTGCTGAAGACGATCGAGAACGGGCCGCAGGCGGGCAACACCCTGGTGGTGGTGACCTATGACGAGTTCGGCGGGCAGTGGGACCACGTCGCGCCGCCCACCGTCGACGCGTGGGGGCCGGGTACCCGGATCCCGGCGCTGGTGATCAGCCGCTCGCTGAAGCACTCGGGCGTCGACCACACATCGTACGACACGACGTCGATCCTGGCCACGATCGAGCGCAGTTATGGCCTCGCGCCGCTCTCGTCGCGGGACGCGCAGGTCAACGACCTGTCGCACGCCGTCGCCGTGGGCGGCCGCTGAGCCCATCCCGGGCCGAGCCCGCCCCGGTCACGCACCGGGGCGGGCTCGGCTGCAGCGCGGCTGCGTCGCGAGGGTTCCGGCTGGCTACGCTGAGCCGGTGAAGCTGCCTCGCGACGTCGCTGCCCTGGTCGGGATCTTCGCCGTCAGCGGGGTGGTCCACCTGGTCAGGCCCCAGGTCTACGAGCCGCTGATGCCCTCGTGGGTGCCGCGCCATCGAGAGGTGATCCTGGGCAGCGGGGTGGCCGAGCTGGCGTGCGCCGCCGGGCTCGCCGTCCCCGCCTCCCGTCGTACGGCGGGCTGGGCGAGCGCCGCGCTGCTGCTCGGGGTGTTCCCGGGGAACGTGAAGATGGCGCTCGACGCCCAGCGCTCCCGCCGTCCGGGACGCCGGACGACGGCGCTGAAGATCGGCACGCTGCTCCGGCTGCCGCTGCAGTGGCCGATGATCCGGGCGGCCCTGCGCGCGGCGCGGAACTGATCCGAAACCGCTTCGCGGAGCTCGGAGACCCGCCCGTAGGCTGACGCCCATGACCGGCACCGTGCTCCGCATGTCCAGCCTCTTCGTCCGCACGTTGCGCGACGACCCGGCGGACGCCGAGGTGCCCAGCCACCGGCTCCTGCTGCGGGCCGGCTACATCCGCCGCGCCGCGCCGGGGATCTACACGTGGCTGCCCCTCGGGCTGCGGGTGCTGCGCCGGATCGAGGAGATCATCCGCGACGAGATGGACGCGATCGGATCGCAGGAGCTGCTGTTCCCCGCGCTCCTTCCCCGCGAGCCGTACGACGCCTCCGGGCGCTGGACCCAGTACGGCGCCGGGATCTTCCGGCTCAAGGACCGCAAGGGCGGCGACTACCTCCTCGGCCCCACCCACGAGGAGATGTTCACCCTCGTCGTGAAGGACCTGTACTCCTCCTACAAGGACCTCCCGCTGTCGATCTACCAGATCCAGACCAAGTACCGCGACGAGGCGCGGCCCCGGGCCGGGCTGCTGCGCGGGCGCGAGTTCGTCATGAAGGACGCCTACACCTTCGACATCGACGACGCCGGCCTCGACGCGTCGTACCAGAAGTTCCGCGACGCCTACATCAGGGTCTTCGACCGTCTGGGCTTCGACTACGTCATCGTCAAGGCGCAGTCGGGGGCGATGGGAGGCTCGAAGTCCGAGGAGTTCCTGGCCACCGCGGCGGTCGGCGAGGACACCTACGTGCGCTGCACGAACTGTGACTACGCCGCCAACGTGGAGGCGGTGTCGGTGCCGGTGCCCGCCCCGGTGGCCTACGACGACGCGCCCGCGGCGCATGCCGAGCAGACACCGGACACCCCGACCATCGAGACCCTGGTCGACCACCTGAACGAGAAATACCCCCGCGACGACCGGCCCTGGCACGCCGGCGACACGCTGAAGAACGTGGTCTTCTCGGTCCGCCGGCCCGACGGCACGGTCCAGGCACTGGCGATCGGGTTGCCCGGCGACCGCGAGGTCGACGAGAAGCGGCTCGAGTCGCAGCTCGGTGAGGGCGCCGTGTTCGAGCCCTTCGGCGAGGCCGACTTCGCCGCCCGCCCCACGCTGAGCAAGGGCTACATCGGGCCCGGTGCGCTGGGGGAGGACAAGCCCGCCGGGGTGCGCTACCTGGTCGACCCGCGGGTCGTGGAGGGGACCCGCTGGGTGACCGGCGCGGACGTGTCCGGCAGCCACGTGCTCGACCTCGTGGCCGGTCGTGACTTCACCGCGGACGGCGTGATCGAGGTCGCCGAGGTGCGCGACGGCGACCCCTGCCCCAACTGCGACGGCGGGACCCTCGAGTCCGCCCGCGGCATCGAGATGGGCCACATCTTCCAGCTCGGCCGGCTCTACGCCGACGCGCTCGGGCTCCAGGTGCTCGACGAGAACGGCAAGCTGGTCACGGTCACGATGGGGTCCTACGGCATCGGGCCCTCACGGGCGGTCGCGGCGATCGCCGAGGGAACGCTCGACGACATCGGGCTGTGCTGGCCGCGCAACGTCTCGCCCGCCGACGTGCA
This genomic window from Nocardioides cynanchi contains:
- the ispG gene encoding flavodoxin-dependent (E)-4-hydroxy-3-methylbut-2-enyl-diphosphate synthase, whose protein sequence is MTAVSLGMPEAPPPVLAPRRKTRQIKVGKVGVGSESPISVQSMCTTLTSDVNTTLQQIAELTAAGCDIVRVACPSQDDADALPEIAQHSQIPVIADIHFQPKYVFAAIEAGCAAVRVNPGNIRKFDDQIKEIAQAAKDHGTSIRIGVNAGSLDKRVLEKYGKATPEALVESAVWEAGLFEEHDFHDFKISVKHNDPVVMVRAYELLAEAGDWPLHLGVTEAGPAFQGTIKSGVAFGALLSQGIGDTIRVSLSAPPVEEVKVGIQILESLNLKPRRLEIVSCPSCGRAQVDVYKLAEEVTAGLDGLEVPLRVAVMGCVVNGPGEAREADLGVASGNGKGQIFVKGEVIKTVPESQIVETLIEEAMRLAEGMEPVDGAGASVSVS
- a CDS encoding alkaline phosphatase family protein, which encodes MSRSADRPPTRARLLGVLGTAFAVLGVTLTLTLHPGPADRATPTASVTPPVGHVFVINIENKSFARTWGSGSPAPYLAKRLRARGVLLTRYYATAHHSLGNYLAQISGQGPDRATQGDCVRYTPFRSTGPVVSPQQAVGNGCVYPRSVRTLPRQLTAAGLGWKGYLEDSSRPCQHPQPGATDPWFRATAASQYATRHNPFVYFASITSRPAYCRAHVVGLGRLEVDLRAASMTPALSYITPDLCHDGHDASCADGGPGGLKAVNGWLRTWVPRILHSPAYQADGMLVITADESDGVDQDSSACCGEGPGPNAARPGIKGPGGGRVGALVLSPYVVPGTTSKLGYNHYALLATIEDLFGLDRIGYARTVPRTFGSDVFGAP
- a CDS encoding alkaline phosphatase family protein; translated protein: MTVSRRTLLGAAGAAGALTATGGYRLLGDSADAATALPLPGDSGIEHVVVLMMENRSFDHFLGWLPGADGQQAGLTYVDRYRVPHDTHHLTVTSSCGFQDPDHSYEGGRIELNKGACNGWLRAGLNDSMSIGYYEQADLQFLGQAAPDWTTCDRYFAATMAETYPNRFYMHCAQTDRLHNNTTFSSMPTIWDRLKAKGVSGTYYYSDAPFAILLGAHSPARSLVGDPLVSAVPGTFFGDAATGNLPAVSFVDPSFNGEDNGTSNDDHPHADIRAGEAFMNQVYNAVRNGPDWASTVLVITYDEWGGFFDHVPPSHTWDVSKKTSLRGFRVPTVVVSPFAQRNHVAHETLDHTSILKMIEWRWGLAPLTVRDAHAINLARVLDFTRDPAAATPSYTVAPFDPVTGGCATAAAESGVEAREWKPLIKLAKAHGWKVG
- a CDS encoding alkaline phosphatase family protein, with the protein product MALRWIPAVLALGVGVGLSPSVASQGAPVTASKGQAAPRLPRPTYVPPVKHVFVVNIENKGYDETWGPTSTAPYLAHKLRKKGVLLNSYYGTAHNSLPNYLAQISGQAPNAATQGDCQTYTPFVASGPVQAPQQQVGAGCVYPRSVRTLPRQLTNHGLTWKGYMQQARGNCVHPKLGAVDTTQHATKGHNYAVRHNPFMYFRSITSRSYYCRHHVRRLGDLKADLKHVRTTPNLTYITPDLCADGHDNPCANGQPGGLVQVNAFLKTWVPRILASPAFRKNGMLVITADESDGPVQDSTSCCGEPSGPNTTAPGILGPGGGRVGALVVSQWSSPNTFSSTPYNHYALLASLEEIFGLAKLGLAGQAGLDRFGLDVYNTTWWTP
- a CDS encoding DUF4081 domain-containing GNAT family N-acetyltransferase, with amino-acid sequence MLGPTDLADFVALAGRHPVVNAFAEYRARSTHLEPRLLAGEIWGRYDAGELVAACHVGANLVPVECTEDDAHAFAERALTRPRSVVTIVGLQDQVWPMWDCLSDTWGPSREARWDQPHLELARAPLVAPDPLVRQTTPDDFDALYPACVAMYTEEVGVDPEAEGGAPIYRSRVRQLIGLGWSFARIEQGRVVFKAEIAHATPRAAQIQGVWVAPERRGQGLAAAGVAAVAAACRREIAPVASLYVNVWNEPAQRAYARVGFEQTGTFATIMF
- the acpA gene encoding acid phosphatase, coding for MTTKPFSRLALAAVSAAGLALAVAPTVQAASRPAAPASAHPASAHPAPGRPSTLPGGYQHLVVIYEENHSFDNLYGHWGNVRGQHVDGSSDATTAQQTQVGQDRTPYTCLPQDDVNLTSPPLTSTCSDATHGIAASHFANSPFSIDDYIHPSDTTCPAPGVFAPNGVLKGSGDPGGCTRDLVHRFYQEQFQIDGGRQDRYVTGSDAVGLSMGSYDTTRLPIYSYLHGKGAPKYVLADHFFQAAFGGSFLNHQWLIAARSPLDTDKTATYNKLPDGTPDPASFAKNAVLDSNGMPTSYPQYHATGPVVDGALTQKCADGQNHYAQACGDYAVNTIQPGSAPHGGGAYLPLIDDTAYPNIGDELSAQGISWNWYSGGWDAAASGHPGPLFQYHHQPFNYFANYAPGQPGRAHLQDETKFISAARSGNLPTVSFVKPYGAENEHPGYASESDGSDHLVDLLKTIENGPQAGNTLVVVTYDEFGGQWDHVAPPTVDAWGPGTRIPALVISRSLKHSGVDHTSYDTTSILATIERSYGLAPLSSRDAQVNDLSHAVAVGGR
- a CDS encoding DoxX family protein; protein product: MKLPRDVAALVGIFAVSGVVHLVRPQVYEPLMPSWVPRHREVILGSGVAELACAAGLAVPASRRTAGWASAALLLGVFPGNVKMALDAQRSRRPGRRTTALKIGTLLRLPLQWPMIRAALRAARN
- a CDS encoding proline--tRNA ligase; protein product: MTGTVLRMSSLFVRTLRDDPADAEVPSHRLLLRAGYIRRAAPGIYTWLPLGLRVLRRIEEIIRDEMDAIGSQELLFPALLPREPYDASGRWTQYGAGIFRLKDRKGGDYLLGPTHEEMFTLVVKDLYSSYKDLPLSIYQIQTKYRDEARPRAGLLRGREFVMKDAYTFDIDDAGLDASYQKFRDAYIRVFDRLGFDYVIVKAQSGAMGGSKSEEFLATAAVGEDTYVRCTNCDYAANVEAVSVPVPAPVAYDDAPAAHAEQTPDTPTIETLVDHLNEKYPRDDRPWHAGDTLKNVVFSVRRPDGTVQALAIGLPGDREVDEKRLESQLGEGAVFEPFGEADFAARPTLSKGYIGPGALGEDKPAGVRYLVDPRVVEGTRWVTGADVSGSHVLDLVAGRDFTADGVIEVAEVRDGDPCPNCDGGTLESARGIEMGHIFQLGRLYADALGLQVLDENGKLVTVTMGSYGIGPSRAVAAIAEGTLDDIGLCWPRNVSPADVHIVATGKDDAIFEAASTLADDLRDRGLTVLYDDRPKVSPGVKFKDAELIGVPTIVTVGRGLADGVVEVKDRRSGDRNDVPLAEAAAHLAALTGR